DNA sequence from the Oryza brachyantha chromosome 5, ObraRS2, whole genome shotgun sequence genome:
GCGGCTTAAGTGCAGTAAGATTGTTGAGACCAGTTCACAgtttacaaccaaaaaaaaaaagagcagctCACACAACACTATCAAATTAAAACAGCATATGTGTAACAGGCATTTGTCCCACAAATTtgaggttaaaaattttatcctgtattttttaattgcaCGTCCTACTGATTATCATGGCTTACACAAACTGATTATTAGACGAATTAAATCCTAGCTAATGTACATTTCGGTAAATATTGTTGTCTTACAATCAAATGCTTTTTATAGCGCGTTAACTTCATGTTTCTAACTATACTAGCAAGATGCCCATATGTTATGACagaattaaaaacaaatcatattGAGATATTGCAAAGAGGAATATAATTTGAATGTTTAGATCATACTTTTAGAATTAATAAGAGGTTTGCTTGCCAAGTTCTCACTTCCTTAAAAAAGCGCTCTACTTATTATTAGAGGATTCCAATAACATATGATTTTTCCCTATATATATGGCCCtttgaaataaaatgattAGATTCATTGAATCCTATGGAATGTCTCATTTCAtgcaagttttggaggaaatttaacataaGGTCTAACCTCATGGAAAATTTCATTTGAGTATTCATCTCTCCTCAAACTCCTATGCTTTTTTTCTACCATTTTCTCAATCTTGCGTTTCAAATATTAAGCCTTCAAATGagtttaattattatagaTATGATATATTGCAACACATATATACCAGGATGCATGATCATTTttgaagaatatatatatcatgatgATCATTAGCTAGCTCAACGACCATGCATACCATCAATCGTAACTTGTTTGAAAcccatcattaattaatttgagatTCGGGAAGATGGCAGAtatacctagctagctagctgatggATCCGCAGGTTTAATCTGCGCAGAGATTGATCGAGAGCTAGCTTATAAGTTTGTTGGAATTTTGTGTTGAATTAGTTTGCTATCTAGCTTGAtgatagagatagagatatggtgCACGGCTGCGTATCACTGAGCAATAATACTATAATGTATTTTCCTCGTCAGCTAACCAATCAATCATGTACAGCAAAAGGCAGGCATGATATCTAAAACTATAATATAGTATCACGGTGTTGATCTGCACCCTCTGCATGCAGATTTAAtcaattacatatatattagatcAGGATCCTCATGTTGGCATGGTGTACTATGGTAGCTAGATTAATTTAGTGTTAATGTATGGTTATgtatgttttaattaatttcctgTTGAATGTTGGTTGTTGGTGCAACTCAATGTGTCAACAGggaaattaatatatatataacaaagaGAGAGGGTTTATAGGCGATCGAGGATGTGTAATCAACaaattgattatatataatccttgtgatttttttaacttctgCTACctagttttgtttatttggatgataacATATTCATATCCACGACCTCGGCTTTAATTCTATTAATTGTTACATAATCACGGTGCATTGATAGATTGAATATTATTTGTGCAATCTAAAAAACTACGCGCGGGTAGTTTTAGATATCATCGTATAGCtcataatcaattaattgatgTGGGATTGCCTACTTGATGAGCATAATATGCGATCTCAAAGAAATTAACACCATTGATAATATGCCACGCAGCTTAAAAGAATCATGTTTCTATCAATATAGTGATTGACTCTTCGATcattacaaataaatatataacgtAAGATATGCAAATGTCATATACGtagttattgattttttatgattcTTATATATGAGATATCAGGAGGTTAAATGCTGAAAATCGACACAAGTCCATCGGTCTGTTTTGAAACAGCTGCCAGTGCTCAAAGAActctgaaattaattaatccagTTACTGtacattttcaaaatattttttgacaaaacatatatatatttggcacggcttaaaaactaatgctgaaaaagattctcaaaatcaactctaaaattaaaatttaaaaactaaatttagtgATTCTGAtttgatatatgtatgtatgcttCCACAGAATTGATATGATGCTTATGGTTTGTGCGAGTAAGCTTCTTTGACACATACGTTGAGCATACTCTGAatgtggtgtgtgtgtgtgtgtatatagcTAGTGAAACGCTTATCGCACTAGCTTTGCGCCTGAACAAGTTAACAGGAGAATCTAGATATAACTAATGTTTCAATCTATTTATACACGCAATATGATGAAGAAAAATGTTCTTCATTGACATTTCTGATACAGTAGTGCTACCTCTTTTGTAGATCGATACAAGAGATATATACTCCTATACATGTATGTGCtttcatgcatatattttgcatatgGATGTTATTCTGTATGCATGATTGCATGGACCTATAATTCAAGGTAAGATATGCATGTCACCGACGAATAAACAATTAACCAAACACTTCCAAAGTCCTGGGAGCACATGTGCATGAGATATCCCTCATCatattatatcatatatatgtggtgGATGCAGTACAACCAagctatgcatgcatatgagTGCAGTAGACGATGAGACCCTAGCTAATGCCTAACATGATgccagcatatatatatatatatatatatatatatgtatatgcatgCTTGTGCAAAATTAAATGGCAAAATAGAAGCACAGGATGATCAGAAAGAACTTCACATGCTAGGTATTACGATATGGATATAGGTGATCTAGGTGCAAATTACAAACTAACTTCTGTTATCGATCAAatgcaaacatatatacatacatacctCCCTTAACTGCCATTTGAATATTGATCTCGATCAGAATCGGTATTCTGTGTGATCTGAAGACATTCCACGGATAGATCTAATTTGCAACATCTCCatagtatatatgcatgcccaGAAATTTGAATATAGAAAAGGGAGAGAGTAGTGCTGCCCATCATGCATGATCATATATGACTTCcagaagaatatatatatacaaattaattaagtttacACAGTTCTacaaataataacaaaacCAAATCCCGGCACTAAGTTTAATCTGTATCTCAGCGACACATTAAACTGCACAGCACTACCTGCTTTAAAGAAATTTACTTTGATGTGCTTCTTATATTCTTCATTGCTCCCTTGATCGaatatcatgcatgcatattacACATCACAATGATCACAATATACTGCAGTAGTAGTTATAGTTTTTTGAGGCAGGCATCAATATATCAGGGAGAGCTTAACTGAGAGATGTTAATTAGCAGGTAGCCAGGACAGTACATTCACAGAAGATGATCATAGCTTGAGCTCAAGGTCTACGTCTTCTGGATCATCTGGGTTCATAGAGTCTACCGGTTGGTTTAGGCTGTAGTACTGTCTCCTTAAGTAAATAGATTCCTACACAATTAATGGCATATATAGAAATGGATTATCTTGCAACACAACACAATTAACCATATTGTACATGTAAAAAGTAATACATCTTcagattaaattaaattaactgtGTACCTCAGGTTCAAAGAGAGACAGTGTAGGGTCGCTGCTGGGATGAGAGTAATAATGATCAGCTCCAGCTCCATAGCTAACTTCATGGTTAGGAGGCGACCTGAAGATTAGGAATTAACGTACATACATGCAGGCATTCGCATGTTAATCActcaattatatataatttgatcaTTGGATAATTATTATTCATGTGCATATGTTTGTATAAAGACCAGCACCTGATGATGGGATTCGTTGATTGGAATTCGCCGTATCTGATATCTCCTGATCTGCTCCCTCCATAGGCCATCTataattgcatatttgcagtAGACAAACAAAGGTAAGTTAGGTCGAACTGTGCCGGCCATGATAATTAAGATATGTATTCAAGCTAGCCAAGGATATCACGTTCACGTGCATGTGGGAATAAAATCTCTTTAGCTGCAATAATACTCTTGTTCTTCTCTgtgtacatgattaattatcaTGTATCCTTTTGCCCAAAAAAAGGTTTATTATCATGCATTCTAGCTTGATGCAATACAGTAGCAAATTAAAGCACACACCGTCTGGAAGCAAATACTAGTCAATAAGATGAATTTATTGTCACGCTTTTCTagatcttttatatatatatatatatatatatatatatatatatatatatatatatatatatatatatatatatatatatatatatgcgcgcgCGCTactcatttttttcaatgttgggctaaaataatgaaaaaacaaagagtttatatatgttcgttgaaaatatttttgggaGATGGGTGTAGATTGATCTGTGTGTAGCAACCAAAGAAATAGCAAAAATCTGGCAAGATTTATTGGCAGTTACGTTGGTCTCTCGAAATCTATCAGCTACTATATATGCACTTTAATTGTTAAACAGCTAAAAGAACTGCTTGATTATACCGCTAAATTGGGATGGATCGGGTAGGGCGATGAAACGTTGATGTTGGCAtggaaggaggaggacgatGGAGACGATGACAGCGAGTTAGACGACCGTGCATCTTCCTGCTGCATGCTCGACGGATCATATCAAACCCAAATCCAAAACCACATGAAATCAGAAAAGAAACTAGCCAAGAATCACAAAATCACTCAAGATTCAGAAACCGAAACACCGAGACTATTACCAAGTTGAGGCTACCAATTCCAGGGACTGGAGGTTGCTGCAGGCCAAGATGAGGAGGGTTAATCTGCAGGTAGCCAGCGGCCATTTCGCTCTGTATCCTGATCTTCTCCAGCTGCGCGACGCCGAGGCCTCGCTGCGGCTGCTTCGGCTTGTCGGAGCCGCTTCCGGCTGATCTCTTCCCCTTCCTGGACCCAAATGGTCTCCCTCTTCCAGGCCATTCCATGCTTGTCTGTCTCCAAGCTAGCTTGCTAGCTTTCACTCATGGAGAGATTTCTAGAGCTAGTCACCAGGTGAGAAAGACCTAGAAGAAGACCATAGCTTAATTAGCAAATTAAGTGGGAGCAAGAAGAAAGCAGAAGAAGGTTGGATGATGCAATTAAAGGGGGCCTCTTTGATATATTAAAGTGAAAGGGAGAGATCTCCTTGCACacccattaattaattaaaggatGCACTGCAGGTTGcaccattatttattttgtttttttaaaatttgatcttATATAGCGTGGCAATGGCTTCATTAGTTTATATAATCAGCACCATGTGACCCAAATCCAATccctaaaagaaaaggagagagggagtTTAAATTAAGTCCCATTGTTTTGATTTGTTCGGGGATGATCACTGAAGATCTTTGTCTTCAAAATGCCCCTCTTTAGAACTCGTGGATCTGATTATTCAgaattctgtttttttattcagcACCGAGCACAGAATTAGAAAGGGGCCAGAAATATTGTTATCTGTAAAATGTAAGTCCTTCCGtgtattaaaaattacaagCTAAGATTAAGGTGGTCATCATTTTAGGAGGGGAGTCCGGCCAGTGTTTCCCAACACCctgtgtttatttttattctagcAAACTCAATGGTTGCATACCTAACAGTTAAAGGACGGAAATGGGTTATTTCcgttatttaaaataattacaacTCTTAAGAGATATGAAGCAGATATAATCACAACTTTTCTCTTATGCAGactatctagctagctatccaTTCGACAATGATGTATATTTCTtcgcaaaaaagaaaaaaactactaACAAAATTTATTGGCTATATACCTTTTGGTAGAGACCGGTGatgtaaaatatttgtcatattaagaaaaaaaagtaaaataaaggaTGGTAGAATccatttcttgattttttttctattaatcagaaattcagaactgagcatgagagagagaagagagagacgtTAGACGAATCCCAATCTAAGCTGGAACAATGTCGAcatgatggattaatttttGTGTTACTGACTACGCATGTACGTAGTAGTACTTATATATTCCTgccccccaaaaaaattcatctttgATATCTTCTATTTGTTCCACAGAAgctttattttcatatattattacaTTGGATTTTTGGTGAAGTAAGATACAGGTAACTTGAGATTTGAGAAGGTAAAGAACAATTGCATTAAATCTCGaatattttagtctttataactttatattgttatttgCGAGAtatgcttaaaaataaaatctttttagaACTGAGCGAGTAACTACATAAGGCATAAGCTAGCGACATATACACGAGATTTTGAGGAGAATTTAGTAATGTTCTTGGGAGATGCGAGGGGTTGCAAATCTTCTTGGCGATCTCGGGAATCAGAAGCTTCGCTGGTTTGTTGCATGGTTCAGATCACATCACACGTACAGCTCGATAAGAATTCAGACATGGCGCGTGGGTGGGATCGCAGTTTAGGTGGAAAGCATCCTCCTCGATCGAATAGTACAATTAATATGCAAACCAACCACACgaacttaattatatatatccaatTCCAACCTGCATTTTGATCGTCTCTTGTAAGATTTAATTATCTATATAGCATGTAGCACAAGTGTGTCGTCGATTGCTGTTGCTTCAGTTTGGAccgtagattttttttttaatttcatttcacGTGCGGCCTGGATCATATCTCCTTGCTGCATGAGCTAGCTGATGATAACCATGCAAAGTGGAGTAGTCACTGATCAGCTGAGCAAGTCGAAAGATGGAACATTAGTTTATGAGGAATTAAACAGATGTGTTTGTTACACCTGCATTTTCTGCCTGAATATATACTTGGGGTAGTGACGGATCTTGAAAATGATGATACTCGGAGTCTGATTTTCTCATTAATCTCTGTCATAAAAATTTAGAgcaactctccggtgcattttactagAAGTATTATACTCacagtagaaaaaatatattttttactttgttaattacttgattagcaatattttgtaattttgtttttttaataaagatcataataaaaaggatgatattaccccttcaaattACTACTATAtctaatattataatttaatcacagtcgtctgataaaaatagattaacggTGTGATTAAATTCTACCACCAGTAAAATATACCGGAGTCCgccccaaaaatttaatgaggACCAGTGAGAGCTCCTTTCGTCTCAATGGCAATAGCCCGAGCCTCGTTCGTCTCCATGGTAAATTTGGTCCTGCTTGGACAATATATAGCGCTAGTTAAAGCCTGAAACCGGTGGCATACAGTAATTAACTAAATATTAACTAGGCTTTTTGTTTCTTAATTGGATTTGGTCCTTTACGACACATTGTTGGTTAGTCCTTAAGAcagctatttatttattaatttattttaagacagGTAAGATAGctatttatatatgatattaattACAAGATTAGCTTTGCACCCTGTGCAAAAAATTGATCAGCCAATCGATGCCCTAGCTGATTTTTCAGTtagttaattaaataagagaaTATTGAGATTTGCAGCATCCATTCCTCTTGAACTCCTCAAAGGGGACAGCACCTAAGCTCAGTCCCTGATGTATGACAAGCTTATTGCAATTGTTTATGCAACTTAATCGATCAATTAATAACTAAGATGTAGTGATCAAACAGTCTTTAGAAAACAGCAGCACGCCGTGCATGCTCCTCCATATTTTAGTTGCATGAGTAGCAGAGCTTTTCCAGACCTTTTAATTGCGGctgttcttttcctttctacttaattaacattatatatagatCAGTTGCTTAAATATAGTAAGTACAATATTGCCATATGTAATTTAATTAACTAGctcaatatatatagctatCCCAGCATCATTTCGGGGATATTTCTTCAGAAAGGCTAACTTGAGAAACTAGATCCCAGCCGACCTAAATGTCTCGAAAAGTTCGaacatgataaattaactAAGCTATTTATTTGTGATGCTTAATTCAGCAAAAAGCTAGCTGAAGTGAGGCCcttttgttgctgctgcttaaTTTGGtgcctatatatattaaaacaaaaaatgaaggaTATATATAGTACCTCAGTGCTGCTTTACCTAGTCACTCTTACCTTggtacacacacatatatataattgtcagATTGTCTAGCACATTGCATGTCAAATATATTATCTGCAGCTTGCATGCCAgcataaaaagaaaagctttTCCACACCCACTAGGAACAAAGTTCAGAGATGCTTTTCATATGTGTAGTAGGCTTCACTGATATGATCAGCTGTGACTTCATATAGCTACATGCTGGTGGTTAACCCTACATATATAACTCTAGTATTATTTGATAAGCATGGTACTGGATTAGCCATATAATTTGCTCTCATAATCACCAATGGTTCGCTGTCACACTAATCGCCTTGTATCTGGCATGTGAGTGAAATAAAGAAGAGGTATGAaagagaaataaagaaaaaacaatccaGAGTTCTTCTTCTAGCTTTAACctttacaaaattaaacaaaaagaagaaaaacgaGAACGGCAAGCAAGTAGCAGTAAACTGTTGCTTACAGTGACGGATGGATCTAGCCATTGACCGACGCTAACTTCTCATGACATTTCTTTCTTCATGATTGGATGGCGTTGAGCTTATCATGATTCATATAGTTTCAAAGCCTTCGTGTCATTGATCACGTCAAGAATCTATTGTTAATTCCACAGAAGAAACACACCGTACGTTCCCACGTTGAAAACATACTCGTATTTTAGTTTCATCTTTGATTAATACAGTACCAAAAAGAACGATTCCGTCCGTGATTTGCCAAGTAATTGTAGAAAACTAAGCTACAGTTCTCCCATTTTGCAGTAATCACATGTTTCTCGGTAGTTTTGTTTATCATTCTTTGCTGGCCCAATTACATTCAAATACAGAGAAGAGGTCCAACTAATTACCAGCCTGCAAACTCAATCCAGACTAATCTGCCGGCCCATTAATCAATCCAGAAAGAGGGACCCCTATCAAGCCACAGAATCTCTGAAAATGGAGTGAATCTGTGCAGGCACATGTACTGTAGAAAATGGCTCCGAGCTGGACTGTAGCGATGAACAGTATCATCCTCTGTGCCAGCCTAATTTCGGGTGATGATGCGATGGACGACTCCGACTAGGTTAGCTCGAATCTCCTTTTCCCTCTGCAGTGCTTGCACATTGGGTGTttaaattgagaaaatttttaggagagatgtcacgttaaatgtttgatcaaatattaaaatggactttcggacacgaataaaaaaacgaattttatggctagcctggaaactgcgagacgaatcttttgagcttaattaatccgtcattagcacatattggttactgtagcacttacggctaatcatggactaattaggtttaaaagattcgactcaacatttcttccgtaactatacaattagttttttagttcatctatatttaatgctttatttagatgtccaaaaatttaatgtgacatttttgaaaaaaaattaagaactaaacaagaccgtATATAGCTGAATATAGCTGGAATTCTgtatctgaaattctgaatatAGCTGGAATTCTGAATCTGAAGCTGCCCAAGATTTGACGAGAACATGTATACAATCCCAAGGATGGAAATTTCACATTTCAGACTACAGAAGGAGTAGTATTTTCAGTCATAGTAAACCATGTCACTGTAGTGAACTGAAGCGGGC
Encoded proteins:
- the LOC102704892 gene encoding protein SPEAR1-like, which encodes MEWPGRGRPFGSRKGKRSAGSGSDKPKQPQRGLGVAQLEKIRIQSEMAAGYLQINPPHLGLQQPPVPGIGSLNLQEDARSSNSLSSSPSSSSFHANINVSSPYPIHPNLAMAYGGSRSGDIRYGEFQSTNPIIRSPPNHEVSYGAGADHYYSHPSSDPTLSLFEPEESIYLRRQYYSLNQPVDSMNPDDPEDVDLELKL